One Paraburkholderia dioscoreae DNA segment encodes these proteins:
- a CDS encoding DUF2964 family protein — MIRAERRIVFAAIAVFVALAGMAMVIHGVLFDTRNATLYGGVLLVVGVAVLALMLTPRPTDKL; from the coding sequence ATGATTCGCGCCGAACGTCGGATCGTGTTCGCGGCCATCGCGGTATTCGTCGCGCTGGCCGGCATGGCAATGGTCATTCACGGTGTGCTGTTCGACACTCGCAACGCGACGTTATACGGCGGCGTGCTGCTGGTGGTCGGCGTCGCGGTGCTCGCGCTGATGCTGACTCCGCGGCCGACGGACAAGTTGTGA
- a CDS encoding helix-turn-helix domain-containing protein, whose amino-acid sequence MKPAYEHVEFGKDCSVRVYHRRLPRIPFEWHHHPEYELTLTMNSHGKRYIGDSVNDYEAEDLVLVPPDLPHTWASNRSIEPSSPQVAIVIWFDGDWARRMADCCREYEPLRKLLRRAACGLAFEPPAGEWMRGRLEQLLSNVARERLSAALDILCMLADAPGQPLASPSAFNQASMGPSGHEPEQINRVLSMIDARFAEPLRLPELCAAASLSERTLTRYFVQHIGESVGRYIARVRIGHACRMLADTSLPVAVIAARSGFANVANFNRQFKAAKQTTPAEFRRQFATAGSADQDAEARLTERSPSLQRKRKSSGEKNGEASAS is encoded by the coding sequence ATGAAACCAGCCTACGAACACGTCGAATTTGGCAAGGACTGTTCGGTCCGGGTTTACCACCGGCGGCTCCCGCGTATTCCGTTCGAGTGGCATCATCATCCGGAGTACGAGTTAACGCTGACCATGAACAGTCATGGCAAGCGCTACATCGGCGACTCGGTCAACGACTATGAGGCCGAGGATCTCGTCCTCGTGCCGCCGGATTTGCCGCATACGTGGGCATCGAATCGCTCGATCGAGCCGTCCTCGCCGCAAGTCGCCATCGTTATCTGGTTCGACGGCGATTGGGCGCGGCGCATGGCTGACTGTTGCCGCGAATATGAACCGTTGCGCAAGCTGTTGCGCAGGGCCGCATGTGGGCTGGCGTTCGAACCGCCTGCGGGTGAATGGATGCGTGGGCGGCTGGAGCAATTGCTATCGAACGTGGCGCGCGAGCGCCTGAGCGCCGCGCTCGATATTCTGTGCATGCTCGCTGACGCGCCGGGTCAACCGCTCGCTTCGCCGAGCGCGTTCAATCAGGCGAGCATGGGTCCATCCGGCCACGAGCCCGAACAGATCAACCGCGTGCTTTCGATGATCGACGCGCGCTTTGCCGAACCGCTGCGGCTGCCGGAACTCTGCGCGGCGGCCAGCCTGTCGGAACGCACGCTCACGCGTTACTTCGTTCAACATATCGGTGAGAGCGTGGGCCGGTATATCGCCCGGGTTCGCATTGGACACGCGTGCCGGATGCTGGCCGATACCTCTCTGCCTGTCGCCGTGATCGCCGCGCGGTCCGGCTTCGCGAACGTTGCCAATTTTAATCGACAGTTCAAGGCCGCGAAGCAGACGACGCCGGCTGAATTCCGCCGGCAGTTCGCGACTGCGGGTTCGGCAGATCAGGACGCGGAGGCGCGCTTGACCGAGCGGTCGCCTTCCCTTCAAAGAAAGCGAAAATCGTCAGGCGAAAAAAACGGCGAGGCGAGCGCCTCGTAG
- a CDS encoding DUF1479 domain-containing protein, with the protein MALKIDDLPGAIRQAKKELRAALPNYREVFAEVEAAIIAEAKRIAAQRDRGEDVIPEIQFSDVTGQRVTPDQIALVKARGACVIRQVFPRVLVHGWDQDIANYVETNNLDKRLENRAEDKYFGQLASSKPQIYGVYWSKPQVLARQSESLTVARVFLNKLWRNESDGRVHFDPLHVPVYADRLRRRPPGSASLGLSAHCDGGSVERWIESNFRKVYRHVFAGNWRDYDAFDAAFRTDVEEIASPAVCSMFRTFQGWTALTPQGPGDGTLQLVPIANSMVYILLRALQDDVAEDDLCGAMPGRALSIKPEFHAPLFEALSSIPRMEAGDTVFWHSDVIHAVEDEHKGAGYSNVMYIASVPACAKNDAYLKRQLPSFLKGESPPDFPADHFEVDFTGRATAEDLTPLGRAQLGFDL; encoded by the coding sequence ATGGCGCTGAAAATCGATGACTTGCCAGGCGCAATCCGGCAAGCAAAAAAGGAGTTGCGCGCGGCCTTGCCGAACTACCGGGAGGTGTTCGCCGAAGTCGAAGCGGCGATCATTGCCGAGGCAAAGCGAATCGCCGCTCAGCGGGATCGTGGAGAAGACGTCATTCCCGAGATTCAGTTTTCAGACGTAACCGGACAACGTGTCACGCCGGACCAGATTGCGCTCGTCAAGGCGCGTGGTGCATGCGTTATTCGTCAGGTGTTTCCTCGCGTACTCGTGCACGGCTGGGACCAGGACATTGCCAACTATGTCGAGACCAATAACCTCGACAAACGCCTCGAAAACCGCGCCGAGGACAAATACTTCGGCCAGTTGGCCTCAAGCAAGCCGCAGATCTATGGCGTGTACTGGTCGAAGCCGCAAGTGCTGGCCCGTCAGTCGGAATCGCTGACCGTGGCGCGCGTGTTCCTCAACAAACTGTGGCGCAATGAGAGCGACGGGCGCGTCCACTTCGATCCGCTGCATGTGCCTGTCTATGCCGACCGTTTGCGTCGCCGGCCGCCTGGCTCGGCGTCGCTCGGCTTGTCGGCGCATTGCGACGGCGGCTCGGTCGAGCGTTGGATCGAGAGCAATTTCCGCAAGGTGTACCGCCACGTGTTCGCGGGCAATTGGCGCGACTACGATGCTTTCGACGCGGCGTTCCGAACCGATGTCGAGGAAATCGCTTCGCCGGCCGTCTGTTCGATGTTCCGCACGTTTCAGGGCTGGACAGCCTTGACCCCGCAAGGCCCTGGCGACGGCACGCTGCAACTCGTCCCGATTGCCAATTCGATGGTGTATATCCTGCTGCGCGCGCTTCAGGACGACGTCGCGGAAGACGACCTGTGCGGTGCAATGCCCGGACGCGCGCTCTCGATCAAGCCGGAATTTCATGCGCCACTGTTCGAGGCATTGTCGTCGATTCCCAGAATGGAAGCGGGCGACACCGTGTTCTGGCACAGCGACGTCATCCATGCGGTCGAAGACGAGCATAAGGGCGCCGGCTATAGCAATGTGATGTACATTGCCTCCGTCCCCGCGTGCGCAAAAAACGACGCTTACCTGAAGCGTCAATTGCCGAGCTTCCTGAAGGGTGAAAGCCCGCCTGATTTCCCAGCCGACCATTTTGAAGTCGATTTCACCGGCCGCGCCACGGCTGAAGACCTGACGCCGCTTGGCAGGGCACAACTCGGGTTTGATCTGTAG
- a CDS encoding ABC transporter substrate-binding protein has product MKRSLTSVATAVTLLTAGTHAAFAAEQLSVLHWWTSGGESKAIRVLKDDMSKQGYEWKDFAIAGGAGAAAMTALKTQVISGNAPSAAQIKGPLIQDWAEQGSLVTIDQAATDWKAHTPAQIDSAMRAGGHYVAAPFSVHRINWLWINKADLDKVGGTPPTTWPEFFALADKFRAAGITPVAHGGQPWQDMTIWETVVLSQGADFYRKALVDLDQKTLTSPQMVQVFETVQKIRTYFDKGYHGRDWNLATAMVISGSGGMQFMGDWAKGEFANANKKADVDYICAAAPGTSNAYTYTADAFVFFQQNGKKDATPGQLALARTIMSVDFQQQFSLYKGSIPVRLDVPMDKFDSCARKSRTDELATIKSGGFLPSLAFGELQSSVTAGAITDVVTNFMNSNEDAKEGVRKLAAAAKVK; this is encoded by the coding sequence ATGAAACGATCACTGACGTCGGTTGCGACGGCTGTCACGCTGCTCACGGCTGGAACGCATGCGGCATTTGCCGCCGAACAGCTCTCGGTGCTGCACTGGTGGACCTCCGGCGGCGAATCGAAAGCGATCCGCGTGCTCAAGGACGATATGAGCAAACAGGGCTACGAGTGGAAAGACTTTGCGATCGCGGGGGGCGCGGGCGCGGCGGCCATGACCGCGCTGAAGACGCAGGTCATCTCGGGCAACGCGCCCTCGGCGGCGCAGATCAAGGGGCCATTGATCCAGGATTGGGCGGAGCAGGGGTCGCTGGTCACGATCGATCAGGCCGCGACCGATTGGAAAGCACATACGCCCGCGCAAATAGACAGTGCCATGAGGGCGGGCGGTCACTATGTGGCTGCACCGTTCTCGGTGCATCGAATCAACTGGTTGTGGATCAACAAAGCCGACCTCGACAAAGTCGGCGGTACGCCGCCCACCACATGGCCCGAGTTCTTCGCACTCGCCGACAAGTTTCGCGCAGCCGGCATCACGCCTGTTGCGCATGGTGGTCAGCCTTGGCAGGATATGACTATCTGGGAGACGGTGGTGCTGTCCCAGGGCGCGGACTTTTACCGGAAAGCTCTCGTCGATCTCGATCAGAAAACGCTGACTTCGCCACAAATGGTGCAGGTGTTCGAGACTGTCCAGAAAATCCGCACTTACTTCGATAAGGGCTATCACGGCCGCGACTGGAATCTCGCGACGGCAATGGTGATTTCCGGCTCGGGCGGCATGCAGTTCATGGGCGACTGGGCAAAGGGAGAGTTCGCCAACGCGAACAAAAAGGCGGATGTCGACTATATCTGCGCCGCCGCGCCCGGCACGTCGAATGCCTATACGTACACGGCGGATGCATTCGTGTTCTTTCAGCAGAACGGCAAAAAGGATGCGACGCCGGGGCAGCTTGCGCTCGCCAGAACGATCATGTCGGTTGATTTCCAGCAGCAGTTCAGTCTCTACAAGGGTTCCATTCCTGTCCGGCTCGATGTGCCTATGGACAAGTTCGACAGCTGCGCCAGAAAGTCACGTACGGACGAGCTGGCCACGATCAAATCGGGCGGATTTCTGCCGTCGCTGGCTTTCGGTGAGCTTCAGTCCTCGGTGACCGCCGGCGCGATAACCGACGTCGTCACGAATTTCATGAACTCGAATGAGGATGCGAAAGAGGGCGTGCGAAAGCTTGCCGCTGCCGCGAAGGTCAAATAA
- a CDS encoding aldo/keto reductase: MDPVARRKWPRSGLETTVMGFGAAPIGNIFRPISEEDSAALIKAAWDAGVRYFDTAPMYGYGLSEARCGQGLRWCPRDQYVLSTKVGRLLKPRKRAEINFAPWVDGLPFEPVFDYSYDGTMRSIEDSLQRLALEHIDIALIHDIDVFTHGERQPEMFEAAMAGASKALLKLRDEGVVKAVGLGVNEWQVAHEAIRRQDFDCLLLAGRYTLLEQDALDGFLPLCEEKQVSVILGGGYNSGILATGAVPGAKYNYAPAPEAILERVRKMEQVCREFSVPLKAASLQFVLGHPAIPTNIPGVRTVAQLEDNLRTFRAEIPAEFWAELKRRELIREDAPTPQ, encoded by the coding sequence ATGGATCCGGTAGCAAGGCGAAAATGGCCGCGTTCAGGGCTCGAAACAACTGTGATGGGGTTCGGCGCGGCGCCGATCGGCAACATCTTCAGGCCGATCAGCGAGGAGGATTCGGCTGCACTGATCAAGGCAGCGTGGGACGCAGGCGTGCGCTACTTCGACACCGCGCCGATGTATGGCTACGGCTTGAGCGAGGCGCGCTGCGGGCAGGGGCTGCGCTGGTGTCCGCGTGACCAGTATGTGCTGTCGACGAAGGTTGGACGGCTCCTGAAGCCGCGCAAGCGCGCCGAGATCAACTTCGCGCCGTGGGTTGATGGACTGCCGTTCGAGCCGGTTTTCGACTACAGCTACGACGGCACGATGCGCTCGATCGAAGACAGTCTGCAGCGGCTGGCGCTGGAGCACATCGACATCGCGCTGATCCATGATATCGACGTCTTTACTCACGGCGAGCGTCAACCTGAGATGTTCGAGGCGGCGATGGCGGGCGCGTCGAAGGCCCTGCTGAAACTGCGTGACGAAGGGGTGGTGAAGGCGGTGGGGCTGGGTGTCAACGAGTGGCAGGTCGCCCACGAGGCGATTCGCCGGCAGGATTTCGACTGCCTGCTGCTGGCGGGGCGCTACACGCTGCTGGAGCAGGATGCGCTGGACGGCTTTCTGCCGCTTTGCGAAGAGAAACAGGTGTCGGTGATTCTCGGCGGCGGCTACAACAGCGGCATTCTCGCGACGGGCGCGGTGCCCGGTGCCAAATATAACTACGCGCCCGCGCCGGAAGCGATTCTGGAACGCGTGCGCAAGATGGAGCAGGTGTGCCGCGAGTTCTCGGTGCCGCTGAAGGCAGCGTCGCTGCAATTCGTGCTCGGTCATCCGGCTATTCCTACCAACATTCCGGGCGTGCGCACGGTTGCTCAACTGGAAGACAATCTTCGAACCTTCCGGGCTGAAATTCCAGCGGAATTCTGGGCGGAATTGAAACGCCGCGAGTTGATCCGCGAAGATGCGCCGACGCCGCAGTAG